A DNA window from Impatiens glandulifera chromosome 7, dImpGla2.1, whole genome shotgun sequence contains the following coding sequences:
- the LOC124909589 gene encoding zinc finger protein CONSTANS-LIKE 12-like — MYFKEESMWNYSTYNNNNIQNNDDHLFADFRIDDSAINLVNNDEIIGSSRGQSLCPFGNGVDYTVKKDIFDTESNIYIEKVPTCRQHDNTDFDPSEIASGNDLTHLVDALQKYTVPYSSDTNMDLRFPTGPIIHQNISLNQLSNITQDGNRDTIFLKSEEIESRNTYMTHESTWRFNFGITTPTIRPKLLLRFKEKKKLRDFAKKIRYASRKSRADNRKREKGKQLSPEKGTILFGSHIRGLCEDSLLKRVRAHELIFQM, encoded by the exons ATGTATTTTAAGGAAGAATCAA tgTGGAattattcaacttacaacaacAATAACATTCAGAATAATGATGATCATCTCTTTGCTGACTTTAGGATAGATGATAGTGCAATCAACTTAGTGAATAACGATGAGATTATTGGTTCTTCGCGAGGTCAATCTCTATGCCCTTTTGGTAATGGAGTGGATTATACTGTGAAGAAAGACATTTTTGATACTGAATCTAACATTTATATTGAAAAG GTTCCAACATGTAGACAACACGACAATACAGATTTCGATCCTTCTGAAATAGCGTCTGGAAATGACTTGACACATCTTGTGGATGCACTTCAAAAATACACAGTTCCTTATTCTAGTGATACAAATATGGATTTGAGATTTCCAACTGGACCCATAATTCATCAAAATATTTCTCTTAACCAGCTATCCAACATCACTCAGGATGGTAATAGAGAtacaatttttttgaaaagtgaGGAAATAGAAAGTAGAAATACATATATGACTCATGAATCAACATGGAGGTTCAATTTTGGTATAACAACTCCAACTATAAGGCCTAAACTTCTATTAAGATTCaaggaaaaaaagaaattacGAGA CTTTGccaaaaaaataagatatgCTTCTCGAAAATCTAGAGCCGACAATCGAAAGCGTGAGAAAG GAAAACAATTGAGTCCTGAGAAAGGAACCATCCTTTTTGGTTCTCACATAAGAGGACT GTGTGAAGACTCGTTGCTGAAACGTGTTAGAGCACATGAACTCATTTttcaaatgtaa